TGCATCGAAGAGGCCCTTGGGCGAGTCGCGGAAATCCGTCGCCGCCACCGACCCGGCACCGCCCGCCACGTAATCGTCGTTCAACGCGAACCAGCCGAATTCCTCGATGGCCCCCACCACCTCAGGCGAGTCGAAGGCCAGTTCGTTCGTGACCCAGGCATCGTAGGTCTCAGGCGGTTGGGTGCGCAGCATCAGGTCCTCGACCCAGTCTGTCGCGGGCCAGCCGGTCGCGCCGCCCGACCCCAGCCCGATGCACCATGGCGTTTCGCCATCCTCGACCATCTGCTCGGTCAGGGCCTTCAGCTCTTCCATGGTCTGGGGCACCTCGTAGCCGAAGTCCTCGAAGGTCTCGGGCACGTACCAGACCAGCGATTTCACGTTGACGTTGAAGAAGAAGCCATAAAGCGCGTCCGTGCCGTCCGGCCCGGCGGCGGTGCCCAGATCGACCCAGGACTGGCCGGCGGCGTAGTTGTCCGTCACCCATCCTGCGGTCTCTTCGCTCAGCGGGGTCAGGAAACCGCCGGCGGCCATGTTGGCGGTCAGCCCCGGCTGTGGGAACACCGCGATGTTGGGCGGCGATCCGGCCTCTGCGTCGATGACGATCTGCTGCTCCATCGAGTCGGATCCGACGTAGGTGGCATTCGCCCCCGTCGCCTCGTTGAAAAGACCCACCAGAATGTTGAAAGCCTCGGCCTCTCCCGCCAGCCAGGGGCCAAGGATGGTGACGCTTTCGCCCGGGAAATCGCTGGCCACGGCGAAGGCGTTGTAGCCGTCCCAGTCAAAGGGTCCCTCGCCCGGCGTCGGTACGGTCTGCGCCTGCGCCATGCCCGCGACAAGCGCCCCAAGGGCCACGCCGATGTAAAACCGTCTTTTCATGGTGTCTCCTCCCGCCGGGCCGACGGCCCACGGCCACCCGCCCCTTTTGATATCCAAGGGCGCCCGACCCGCTTTAGTCAAAGCGCTTTGAGTACCGTCACAGTTTCTGACTCGCCTCGTCCTGTCAACCATACATATCTTATGAAAAAAGGAAATTCACGCTGCGCCGCAGCTAAGGCTACTGCAAAGCGACATCAACCGGGGGCATGGAATGCCTTGAACAGCCGAAGCGCTTTGGGTCATATGAAGCCATGAACCTGAAGCAGCTCTCGGCACATCTGAAGCTTTCGCAGACCACGGTCAGCCGCGCCCTGAACGGCTACCCCGAAGTCAGCGAGGCCACCCGCCAGCGGGTGATGAAGGCCGCGCGCGACCTGCAGTACAGCCCCAACCTGCGCGCGAAAAGCCTTGCCACCGGGCGCACTCAGGCCATCGGTCACGTGCTGCCGATTTCCAAACAGCACGAGATGGTGAACCCCATCTTCGGAGATTTCATCTCGGGCGCCGGACAAACCTATTCCAGGGCCGGATACGAGATCGTCATCAGCCTTGTCGGCGACGACGACGAGGAAGCCGCCTATCGCAACATCCGCATGCGCGGCAGCGTCGACGGAATCATCGTGCATGGCCCGCGCATGAAGGACCCGCGCATCCCGCTTCTGAAAGAGCTTGGCCTGCCCTTTGTCGTACATGGCCGCGCCTCGCAGATCGATACGCCGTATTCATGGCTCGACACCAACAACCTGCGCGCCTTCACCCGGGCGACAGAGTTCCTTCTGGATCTTGGCCACCGCCGGATCGGGCTGGTCAACGGGCTGGAATTCATGGATTTCGCCCACCGCCGCCGCGAAGGCTATACCGCCGCCCTGACCGCACGCGGTCTTACCGCCGATCCGGCCCTGATGCGGTCCGGCGAAATGACCGAGATCTACGGCTTTCGCAGCGCGCAAGAGATGCTGGCCGGGTCTGATACACCGACCGCCTTTCTGGTCTCGTCGATGATCGCCGCGCTGGGCGTGCGCCGCGCGATCCACGACGCCGGGCTAGAGATGGGCCGCGATGTGTCGGTGATCACCCATGACGACGACCTCGGTTATCTCAGGAACGGGCACGACGTGCCGATCTTCACCGCCACGCGGTCCTCGGTCCGCGCGGCAGGCACGGGCGCCGCCGAGATGCTGCTGAAGCTGATCCGCGAACCGGGGCACGCGCCCCTCACCCAGATGATGGAGGCCGAGCTGATCATCGGCACCTCCACCGGACCCGCCCGCCGTTGAGGAGAGACATGCGACACAAGCGATCCGACTTCCCCGAAGGCTTCCTCTTCGGGGCCGCCACCTCCAGCTACCAGATCGAGGGCCAGTCCTTCGGCGGCGCCGGGCGCACCCACTGGGACGATTTCGCCGAAACGCCCGGCAACGTGGTGCGGGGCGAAACCGGCGCGCGGGCCTGCGATCACTACCACCGCTACGCCGAAGATCTCGACCTCGTGGCGGCGGCGGGTCTCGATGCCTACCGCTTCTCGATCAACTGGGCGCGCGTCCTGCCCGAGGGGCGCGGGCCGGTGAATGCCGAAGGGCTCGATTTCTACGACCGGCTGATCGATGCCATGCTGGAGCGCGGGCTGAAGCCCTGCGCGACGCTCTACCACTGGGAAATGCCCTCTGCGCTGGCGGACCTCGGCGGCTGGCGCAATCGCGACGTGGCGCAGTGGTTCGGCGACTTCACCGAACTGGTGATGGGGCGGCTGGGCGACCGGATGTTCTCTGTCGCGCCCATCAACGAGCCGTGGTGCGTGGCGTGGCTGTCGCACTTCGAGGGCCACCATGCCCCCGGCCTGCGCGACATCCGGGCGACGGCGCGGGCCATGCACCACGTCATGCTGGCCCATGGCACCGCAATCCAGCGGATGCGGGCGCTGGGCATGGGCAACCTCGGCGGGGTCTTCAACCTCGAATGGGCCAGCCCCGCCGACGACAGCCCCGAGGCGCAACAGGCGGCGGCCCGCTACGACGCGATCTACAACCGCTGGTTCATGGGCGGCGCCTTCAAGGGCGCCTACCCCGCGCTGGCGCTGGAGGGGCTGGAGCCGCACATGCCCGCGGGATGGCAGGACGATTTCGGCACGATCACCGCGCCGCTCGACTGGTGCGGGATCAACTACTACACGCGCAAGGTCCTTGCCCCGGCACCGGGCCCATGGCCGCATGTCCAGCCCGTGGAAGGCCCGCTGCCCAAGACCTTCATGGACTGGGAGATCTACCCGGACGGCCTGCATGCCTTCCTGACCCGCACGGCGCGGGAATATACCGGCGACCTGCCGCTTTATGTGACCGAGAACGGCCTCGCCTCGCAGGACGAGTTGCACGGCGAGACCGTGGACGACCCGTGGCGCACGGAATTCCTCGACGCGCATCTCGACGCCTGCCGCCGGGCCATGGCCGAAGGTGTGCCGCTGAAGGGCTACATGATCTGGTCGCTTCTGGACAATTACGAGTGGGCGCTGGGGTACGAGAAGCGCTTTGGCCTCGTGCACGTCGATTTCGACACGCTTGAGCGCAAGCCGAAAACATCCTACCACGCGCTTTCCAAGGCACTGAAAGGCTGAGCCCCCATGCGAGACGCGCTCTCTGTCGTGGCCGACATCGGCGGTACGAACACCCGCGTCGCGCTGGCCCGCGGAACTCAGGTGCTGACCGATACGATCCGCCGCTACCGCAACGCGGAACACGCAGGCATCGAGCTGGTGCTGGCGGATTTCCTGTCGCGCCACGACGCGCGGCCAGAGGCCGCCTGCGTCGACATGGCCGGGCCGGTGAAGGACGGGGTCGGCACCCTGACGAACATCGACTGGCGTGTCGACGCCGCGGTGCTGCAACAGGCCACCGGCGCGGGCGCCGTGGCGGTGCTGAACGACCTTCAGGCGCAGGGCCACGCGGTGGCCCATATCGCGGGCGGCGACCTTGCGCCGGTGCTGCCCGGGCCGGTCGCGGCCCCCGGGGCGGCGCGGCTGGTGGTCAACGTGGGCACCGGGCTGAACGCGGTGCCGGTGTTCCAGCAGGCCGGGCTGACGCTGGTGCCCGCCGCCGAGGCCGGTCACGTCACACTTCAGGCGCTCGACGACGAAGAGATGCGGCTGCTGAAATGGATGCAGGCGCGACACGGCAACACCGGGCTGGAAGAGATCCTCTCCGGGCGCGGGCTGGAGCGGCTTCACGCATGGGCCTGCGAGGACGAGGGCGCGGGCACACCCCTCGAGGCCGCCGCGATCATGGCGGCCTACAAGGATGGCGACGCGCGGGCGGCCCGGGTGGTCCGGATCTTCGTGCGCTACCTCGCGCGCTACGCGGGCGACCTCGCGCTGATCACCCTGCCCTTCGGCGGCATCTACCTTGTGGGCGGCGTGGTGCGTCACCTCGGCCCGCACCTCTTGGACGCGGGCTTTGCCGAGGCCTTCGTGGACAAGGGCCGTTTCGCCGATTTCATGGCGCAGTTCCCCGTACACCTCGTGACGGACGACTACGCGGGCCTGCGCGGTTGTGCAGGCTATATCGCCGAGCGGCTGCCGGGGTGAAACCCGGTTTCGCCTGCCCTGCGGGCAGGCGACCGGCCGGGGAGGCTCTGCCTCCCCGAACCCCTCCGAGGTATTTTCGGACCAAAGAAGCAGGGGACCGTCCGGGCCAGCGCTGCCGGGCGCCAGTTGTTGTCAGACGGGTTTTGGGTTGTTTTCCTTGGGGCATGGCACTGGGCGGGCCGGTATCAGCCGGGCGGCGCGTGTCGGGCCGGATTGCCCTCTTGAACCCGGGCCGCAAACCTGCGCCTTGTCCCCACGACGAGACCCCGGAGGCCCCATGATCCTGCGTGCCATTTCCCTGATGATCCTCGCCATGGCCCTGCTGGCCGGGTCGGACGTCTTCTTCAAGCTTTCGACGGCGCTGGCGCCCGCCGGTCAGGTCATGACCCTGGTGAGCCTTGGCGGAACCGCCGCCTTCGTCGCGCTGGCCCGCGCGATGGGCACCCCGGTCTTTGGCCGGGACGCCCTGCATCCGCTGGTCATGCTGCGCAACGCGCTGGAGATTTCCGCCGCCATCGGGCTGCTCTACGCGCTAAAATACGTGCCGCTGCCTGTCTTTGCCGCGATCATGCAGGGCGGGCCGCTGGTCGTGGTTCTGGGCGCCGCGATCTTTCTGAAGGAGCAGGTCGGCTGGCGGCGCTGGACCGCCGTCGGCGTCGGGATCGTCGGCATGCTGCTGGTGATCCGCCCCTTCGGGACCGGCTTCACCGGGCATGAGTTCTGGGCCATCCTCGGCGTCGTCAGCCTTGCCGCGCGCGATCTGGTGACGCGGCTTTCGCCGCCGCATATCCCCTCGCTTGCCATCTCGACATGGGGTTTCGCAGCGACGATCCCCGTGGGTCTCGTGATCTGGGGCATGGAGGGCCTGCCGCCGCAGCTGGACGCGCCGTCGCTCTGGGCTATCGCCGGGGCGATCCTCTTCACCACCACCGGTTACCTCGCCATCACCACCGCCATGCGGCTGGCGCCCGCCTCTGTCGTCTCGCCCTTCCGCTATGCGCGGCTGATCTTCACCACCGGGCTGGGTGTGCTGGTCTTCGGCGACCGGCCCGATGCCATGACGCTGCTGGGCGCCGCCATCATCCTCTGTGCCGGTCTCTACACCTTTCTGCGTGAGCGCCGCCTTGCGCGCGAGGGCGCGACCGGCGCCTGAGGCCGTTACCGCTAACACGGTAGCGTTTGCACGTTGCCCCGCGTTTGCTATGACTGCACGCGACTCAATCCACCGGAGGTTGCCCCATGAGCACCATCATCGACATCCATGCCCGCGAGATCCTCGACAGCCGGGGCAACCCCACCGTCGAAGTCGACGTCACCCTCGAAGACGGCACGCTGGGCCGCGCCGCCGTGCCCTCGGGCGCCTCGACCGGCGTGCATGAGGCGGTCGAGCGCCGCGATGGCGACAAGGCCCGCTACATGGGCAAGGGTGTGCTGGAAGCGGTGGCTGCCGTGAACGGCGAACTGGCCGAGGCCATTGTCGGCTTCGAGGCGGTCGAGCAGGTCGGCATCGACATGGCGATGATCGAGCTCGACGGCACCGACAACAAGGGCCGTCTGGGCGCCAACGCGATCCTCGGCGTGTCCTTGGCGGTCGCCAAGGCCGCAGCGGAATACACCGGCCAGCCGCTCTATCGCTACGTCGGTGGCGCCTCCGCCCGCACCCTGCCCGTTCCGATGATGAACATCATCAACGGCGGCGAGCACGCGGACAACCCCATCGACATTCAGGAATTCATGATCATGCCGGTGGCCGCGGAGAACATCCGCGAAGCCGTGCGCATGGGCTCCGAGGTCTTCCACACGCTGAAGAAGGAGCTTTCGGCGGCGGGCATGTCCACCGGCCTCGGCGACGAGGGCGGCTTTGCGCCGGAACTGAAGGGCACCCGCGACGCGCTCGACTTCATCCTGAAGTCCATCGAGAAGGCAGGCTACAAGCCGGGCGAGGACATCTGCCTCGCGCTGGACTGCGCCGCGACCGAGTACTTCAGGAACGACAAGTACGAGATGAAGGGCGAAGGCAAGTCCCTGTCCATTGACGAGAACGTCGACTACCTCGCCGCGCTCTGCGACGACTACCCGATCATCTCGATCGAGGACGGCTGTTCGGAAGACGACTGGGAGGGCTGGACCCTGCTGACCGAAAAGCTGGGCGGCAAGGTGCAACTGGTGGGCGACGACCTCTTCGTCACCAACCCCAAGCGCCTCGCCATGGGGATCGAGCGCGGCGCCGCGAACTCGATGCTGGTGAAGGTCAACCAGATCGGCACGCTGACCGAGACGCTGCAGGCGGTCGAGATGGCGCACCGCGCGCGCATGACCAATGTCATGTCGCACCGCTCGGGCGAGACCGAGGACGCCACCATCGCCGACCTCGCCGTCGCGACCAACTGCGGCCAGATCAAGACCGGCTCGCTGGCGCGCTCTGACCGGCTGGCCAAGTACAACCAGTTGATCCGCATCGAAGAGATGCTGGGCGAAACCGCCATCTACGCAGGCCGCTCGATCCTGCGCTGACGACAGACAAGGGCCGGCCCCCGTCGCAGGGCGCCGGTCCGCCCCATGCTCAATGCACGCCCCGATGCCTTGCCACCTTGGCCATGAGGCAGGGCAACGGTCGGAATGGACAGCCCGCGAAGACGGTCAGGCGTTGAAACGGGACTTGGTGCCGCTTCCGGCACGAAGAAGAAACCCTCGGCCACGTTCGACGAACAAAACGGCGCCAAGATTACGCTCACGCCTCTAGAGCAGCCCCCGGCGCGGCCGCAGGCCAGGCATGGCCACATAGGCCGATCCCTATCCCACTGACCGGACACAGAATCCGACGGGCACATAAACCCGCTGCCCCGCGCCCAGCCCGGCGCGCTCAGTCAGCTTTCGGGTTCCTGATAGACCCCCTGCTCCTTCAGCGCGTCCACCACTTCCTTCGGCATGTAGGTCTCGTCATGCTTGGCCAGGATCTCCGAGGCCTGAAAGACCCCGTCGACATAGCGCCCGGTCCCCACCATGCCCTGGTTCTCTTCGAAGAGATCCGGCAGCACGCCGGAAAAGACCACCGGCACCGTCGCCCCGCCATCGGTCACGCTGAAGCGGATCTCGCTGCCCGCGCCGCGCACAAGCGTGCCCTCTTCGACCAGCCCGCCGATGCGAAAGACCTCGCCGGGCTGCGGCGGCTCGGCCATGACCTGGCTGGGGGACCGGAAGAAGTTGATGCCGTCGCGCATGGCATAGCCAATCAGCCCGCTGGACACGATCAGCGCCACAGCCGCCAGTGCAATCACCTGCACGCGCCGCTTCTTCTTCAAGGACATCAGGGCCACAGGTCATCTCCCTCTCCGGCACTCGGGCGCAATATAGTCCACGCGGCCCGATGTTGCGAG
This region of Ponticoccus alexandrii genomic DNA includes:
- a CDS encoding ROK family protein, with protein sequence MRDALSVVADIGGTNTRVALARGTQVLTDTIRRYRNAEHAGIELVLADFLSRHDARPEAACVDMAGPVKDGVGTLTNIDWRVDAAVLQQATGAGAVAVLNDLQAQGHAVAHIAGGDLAPVLPGPVAAPGAARLVVNVGTGLNAVPVFQQAGLTLVPAAEAGHVTLQALDDEEMRLLKWMQARHGNTGLEEILSGRGLERLHAWACEDEGAGTPLEAAAIMAAYKDGDARAARVVRIFVRYLARYAGDLALITLPFGGIYLVGGVVRHLGPHLLDAGFAEAFVDKGRFADFMAQFPVHLVTDDYAGLRGCAGYIAERLPG
- a CDS encoding DMT family transporter, translating into MILRAISLMILAMALLAGSDVFFKLSTALAPAGQVMTLVSLGGTAAFVALARAMGTPVFGRDALHPLVMLRNALEISAAIGLLYALKYVPLPVFAAIMQGGPLVVVLGAAIFLKEQVGWRRWTAVGVGIVGMLLVIRPFGTGFTGHEFWAILGVVSLAARDLVTRLSPPHIPSLAISTWGFAATIPVGLVIWGMEGLPPQLDAPSLWAIAGAILFTTTGYLAITTAMRLAPASVVSPFRYARLIFTTGLGVLVFGDRPDAMTLLGAAIILCAGLYTFLRERRLAREGATGA
- a CDS encoding GH1 family beta-glucosidase, translating into MRHKRSDFPEGFLFGAATSSYQIEGQSFGGAGRTHWDDFAETPGNVVRGETGARACDHYHRYAEDLDLVAAAGLDAYRFSINWARVLPEGRGPVNAEGLDFYDRLIDAMLERGLKPCATLYHWEMPSALADLGGWRNRDVAQWFGDFTELVMGRLGDRMFSVAPINEPWCVAWLSHFEGHHAPGLRDIRATARAMHHVMLAHGTAIQRMRALGMGNLGGVFNLEWASPADDSPEAQQAAARYDAIYNRWFMGGAFKGAYPALALEGLEPHMPAGWQDDFGTITAPLDWCGINYYTRKVLAPAPGPWPHVQPVEGPLPKTFMDWEIYPDGLHAFLTRTAREYTGDLPLYVTENGLASQDELHGETVDDPWRTEFLDAHLDACRRAMAEGVPLKGYMIWSLLDNYEWALGYEKRFGLVHVDFDTLERKPKTSYHALSKALKG
- a CDS encoding ABC transporter substrate-binding protein → MKRRFYIGVALGALVAGMAQAQTVPTPGEGPFDWDGYNAFAVASDFPGESVTILGPWLAGEAEAFNILVGLFNEATGANATYVGSDSMEQQIVIDAEAGSPPNIAVFPQPGLTANMAAGGFLTPLSEETAGWVTDNYAAGQSWVDLGTAAGPDGTDALYGFFFNVNVKSLVWYVPETFEDFGYEVPQTMEELKALTEQMVEDGETPWCIGLGSGGATGWPATDWVEDLMLRTQPPETYDAWVTNELAFDSPEVVGAIEEFGWFALNDDYVAGGAGSVAATDFRDSPKGLFDAPPQCMMHRQASFIPAYFPEGTEVGLDADFFYFPAYEGKDLGQPVQGAGTLMGVTKDSAATQAFLRFLQTPFAHEVMMAQPGFLTPLTAANPEAYIDDTQRALGEVLTNATTFRFDGSDLMPGGVGAGTFWTGMVEYVGGKSAQDVAGEIQQSWDALK
- the ccmE gene encoding cytochrome c maturation protein CcmE, which encodes MMSLKKKRRVQVIALAAVALIVSSGLIGYAMRDGINFFRSPSQVMAEPPQPGEVFRIGGLVEEGTLVRGAGSEIRFSVTDGGATVPVVFSGVLPDLFEENQGMVGTGRYVDGVFQASEILAKHDETYMPKEVVDALKEQGVYQEPES
- the eno gene encoding phosphopyruvate hydratase, whose product is MSTIIDIHAREILDSRGNPTVEVDVTLEDGTLGRAAVPSGASTGVHEAVERRDGDKARYMGKGVLEAVAAVNGELAEAIVGFEAVEQVGIDMAMIELDGTDNKGRLGANAILGVSLAVAKAAAEYTGQPLYRYVGGASARTLPVPMMNIINGGEHADNPIDIQEFMIMPVAAENIREAVRMGSEVFHTLKKELSAAGMSTGLGDEGGFAPELKGTRDALDFILKSIEKAGYKPGEDICLALDCAATEYFRNDKYEMKGEGKSLSIDENVDYLAALCDDYPIISIEDGCSEDDWEGWTLLTEKLGGKVQLVGDDLFVTNPKRLAMGIERGAANSMLVKVNQIGTLTETLQAVEMAHRARMTNVMSHRSGETEDATIADLAVATNCGQIKTGSLARSDRLAKYNQLIRIEEMLGETAIYAGRSILR
- a CDS encoding substrate-binding domain-containing protein gives rise to the protein MNLKQLSAHLKLSQTTVSRALNGYPEVSEATRQRVMKAARDLQYSPNLRAKSLATGRTQAIGHVLPISKQHEMVNPIFGDFISGAGQTYSRAGYEIVISLVGDDDEEAAYRNIRMRGSVDGIIVHGPRMKDPRIPLLKELGLPFVVHGRASQIDTPYSWLDTNNLRAFTRATEFLLDLGHRRIGLVNGLEFMDFAHRRREGYTAALTARGLTADPALMRSGEMTEIYGFRSAQEMLAGSDTPTAFLVSSMIAALGVRRAIHDAGLEMGRDVSVITHDDDLGYLRNGHDVPIFTATRSSVRAAGTGAAEMLLKLIREPGHAPLTQMMEAELIIGTSTGPARR